The genomic region GCATTGGCAACCTATTTTGGTATCTATACCTTGCCAAGAATTAGCTCAGCAAAAATGAAGCATATTGCCATGTGATATCCTCAGACAGAAGGAACATATTGACATATGCTTCACCCTTCATAAACCCCTTTTTTTCCGTCTTGCTGAGAAAATACAAACTCCTCAAACGCCGAAGCCTGATTTTTGAGACCGTCAATTACCATGTGAGATCGTTGGTGAGCatcagcttctccttcttctcctcctgcctgggcttcttgttcttcatcttgatggCACGTCCACGCTTTCGTTTGTTGCCAGACTTCTCAGTCTCGGACTCTtcgctgtcatcatcatcatcctcatcttcgtcctcctcctcattttCGCTCTCGAGCCAGTCCTCAAGGTCGCCGAGCTCCTCGTCACTCTCCTCGATATCGGAAACATACTCAACCTGGTTCTCCAGGTtgtcgtcttcctcctcctcactcCATTCAGCCTCCTCGCCGTTCTCGTCAAGACCCTTGTCCAGGTCCTTGTCACGTTGGCCCTCGCCGTCACGCTCCATGGCATTAAGAACCTTCTTCCAGATGGATTCGCTGACATTGAGAGGCTGGTCACCGTAAGCGCCCTGTCGAAGACGCTCAACAAGCTCGCGCTCAATGGTTCGTTCCAGCTtggcagcagcctcggcCTTGCGCTCACGGGCCTGCTCACGGTGTCTGATCTTAGGGGCCATCTTAGGAACAAGCTTTTCACCCAATCGTTCTTCCTCGGCCGCAATACGACGCATGCGAGTTTGAACCTGTGTCAAGCGGGTGAGACGTTGCTTGCACTTGTGAATGAGGAAATTAGGCCAGTATATAAGCTTCTCGTCTATCATGGACAATGCCTTGGAGTAGTTGCTGGGCAGTTTGTAGCGTTGCCACTATGACTATGATTAGCATCTTGTCACCTTGTATAATTACCTGAAGTCTTACAAGTTTGCTTGGGAGATGGGCCCTCTCTGGAGTTTTGATCAACAAGTACAATCGATTTTGATGCTCCCTGACTGTAGCGTATCGCGAGTTCGCGAGAGGACATGACTGACGATTGCACAGGCCTGTGACATTGTGCTCGTTGCGGCAGAATGTCTGAGCTTTGTTGGTTCTGGATAAGAAGTCAGCATGATCTTCGACTCATGGTTGGTTCTCGTCCGAATTTGAGGATCCAGGAAGGGCAGGGAAGGAAGCAAGAACTTACTTGATCTTAAAGGCGCAGAATTGTTGTCCTATAATTTGCCAGACTAGCTCGTCACTGCAGCCACTGAAGCTCATCGTAAGAACGGGGTAGCTGgtcctggtgttggtgatagtttggtgttggtgttgtgtCTTGTCCAAGTCTCCGACCAGACGGAAGACGACAATGGTTCAGGGTGTGGGGCTAGTAACACCGTTTATACAGCACGGTTATTATCACTAAGCAGAGTGATAGCTAATTCGAGAATTGGTGGCGAGGTTATTGAGATCGTGCCGTGTTGAGAGTGAGGATATAGAGAAAGCCACAGCAAAATGTAGATGGCAGACAAGGATGAGGCAAATTTTCGTGGCGCCGTACAGAACAAGAGATACTGGCGCTCTATCGACAATACGCTGTCAATCCGGGCCCAGGATATCTTTGTTGAACCTGGATGGTGATATGTCGTTTGCGAATGCGATGAGCAAGGTAGAGAGATCTTGGAGTTTTTGGAGTTTTTTTTACTTGACTGCGCTATCAGATAAGAAGGCGACCCACTAACCCACCAACAGCACTCATAACAGCCACTTACAGCGTTCCATTTTCAATACCCACTTGGCTTCGGGAAATAGTACTTCCGAATAGCTGACTGCGCTCCCGTCCTGCCCGGTGGTGAACCTGGAAACGAATACGTACCTGGTTGACAAGCCGGGATAGCATCATCTTGGACCTTGGCCTACTGTAGCCGCGTAACACACACAACGTCAACGAACTTCCTTTCCGGTCGCGTCCAACACAACCAGTCGCTTCGCCACTTACGACTCGATATTTCTTCTATACCCGATCAAATTTCCCTCATCTCCCCACGGGGAGCTTACGTCGCCGACATCGCCGCATAACTCGTCCTCTCCAGCTCCATAAACACCATCGCCCAAGATGCCGACCGCCggcctcaagaccatcatcGCCCTCTCCTTCGTCCTCGCCGTTGGTTTCCTCCTCGTTATTCTCTCCTGCGCTTTGTGGAAGGTGTATTATCctctcctcgtcgtcgctaCCTATGTCATTGCGCCTATTCCCAACTGGATCTGCGGACACTGCGCCAACCCTGATGACTTCGTGGAGAGCTCTGGCGCTGCGGTTCTAGACTTGGGACGCTTCTTTACAGGTTTCTTTGTTGTTATGGGAATTGGTAAGTCCTGATCAGCCGGCGCAACGCTGCTGATGCTAATGGAATGATTACCATGCTGGAACTCACGTGGCTGACTGTTACATAGCTCTCCCTGTCGTTCTCGCTCACTCTGGTCTCATCGAGGTGCAAGCCATGGTTATGTCCATAATCGGCGGTCTATTGATCTACGGAACCATTGTCAGCTTCGGCATGTTTTTCCACGAGGAGCAAGATTTCTAAATGCGCGCGCAATACGGAGTCGCATAAACCAGAAACACTCGGAGTTACCGAGCCAAAGATGGATACAGAATGTTGCGTttcaggaagaggaggataatCGCTGGTATAAAGCCTGTATAACGCGTGTATGATCACAGAGGACAAAGGAGTCACATGGGCATTCAGCGGGGTCTTCACGCCAGTCTCGGCTATTCGCAAGGGGAATACTTGGGCTTCAGGACGGCAAAGGGAGGTTATAGTCGGTCGTCAAAGGTATCCTTGTTTACGAGGAATATATCGTATCATCTTCTGCTATGTTCCCGATGTTTCGGTCCTATCCCATCCGTCTATGTTGTTGAATCCCAAACCAAAAACTCCGACGATGTGTACGTTGAGGTATCATGTCCAAAGTCAAATGCTGCGCCTGTCCATCCATCTAATCCAATCTGGCCTCTTGGTTGAGATCCAAGTTATGCCGCGTCTCTGAATACACCCATAGGACCGGCAAGTTTGGTAAACATCTCATCCCTTTCACCTTCAGGGGTACTCAGGATTGTTACCgcacctccagctccaatTCTCCAAACTTCTCTGGGCTCTGTCTCGCCCTCTTCAGCTGGAGCCGTCTCATCGTCCCATCTAAACATGGTTCGGATTGTGACACTCCAGTCTCCTGCACCTGCGACATCCATATATCCTACAACACCAGAGTAGAGACTTCGCTCATGTTTGCCCTCAATGATCTGTAGAAGCTCGCAGCTGCGCTTTTTGGGCGCCCCTGTCATGCTTCCAGGAGGTAAAGCCGCGGCAAGGGCATCCAACCCGGTATAAGGGCAGTGAGAGTCAAAGCTGCTTCGGCGAGCGCCATGAGGCTTATTTCCGTTGCGGCCTGGGAGTTGTCCGTTGACCACAGTGATCATCTGGAAGACCGTGGCATATTCCTCTACCTTCATGAGGTCAGGAACTGTGACATGGCCAACGCCACAGACACCATGTAGATCATGGCGAACCAGATCGACAATCATGAGGTTCTCAGCCACTTCCTTTGGCACATGAaggatcttctcagcctgcGCGAGAGTTGACACAGCCTCTGACTTGCGAACTGTTCCCTTCATGGGCCTCATTGAGCATAGTCCGTTGCTGTCGTATCGAAGGAAACGCTCAGGAGAGCAACTCAACATCGTGGCGCCACCAAGACGGATGAAAGACCCAAAAGGAGCCGGCTGTCGCTGTCTCAGGGTCTGATATATGGCCCATGGGTTTCTCCCGTTGTTTCTTGAACAAGGCCTTGCCATGGTCGTTTGCGATGTGAGACAAAGTTCGTAAGACTCACCCGCTGCAATGAAATCCTGGCAAACACGAACTTGCTCTTCATACCTGTCTGGCTGTGGTGTTGTGATATTGATTTCCTTGTTCTGGGCACGGTTTTCGATGACATGCCCATTGACTCCGTTTCTCATCTTGGTCGCATTCCAATAGTCGGACTGTTGAATTCTTTCCATTATCTTATCTAGCCATGCATCGTTTGATCCTCGAGCCTTCAGATTTTGAACAAATGCAACGCCAGCTCTGTGGTCAAGAACAATGCTCTTCGTTACCCAGGTTAGACAAATGTCCGG from Fusarium fujikuroi IMI 58289 draft genome, chromosome FFUJ_chr04 harbors:
- a CDS encoding probable MAK16 protein, which gives rise to MSFSGCSDELVWQIIGQQFCAFKIKTNKAQTFCRNEHNVTGLCNRQSCPLANSRYATVREHQNRLYLLIKTPERAHLPSKLWQRYKLPSNYSKALSMIDEKLIYWPNFLIHKCKQRLTRLTQVQTRMRRIAAEEERLGEKLVPKMAPKIRHREQARERKAEAAAKLERTIERELVERLRQGAYGDQPLNVSESIWKKVLNAMERDGEGQRDKDLDKGLDENGEEAEWSEEEEDDNLENQVEYVSDIEESDEELGDLEDWLESENEEEDEDEDDDDDSEESETEKSGNKRKRGRAIKMKNKKPRQEEKKEKLMLTNDLTW
- a CDS encoding probable VPS55-involved in late endosome to vacuole trafficking — encoded protein: MPTAGLKTIIALSFVLAVGFLLVILSCALWKVYYPLLVVATYVIAPIPNWICGHCANPDDFVESSGAAVLDLGRFFTGFFVVMGIALPVVLAHSGLIEVQAMVMSIIGGLLIYGTIVSFGMFFHEEQDF